The genomic region ttccgatttctctcaacatggggacaggagacttgtcagtcaacaaatgggaaaacaaagtaactggtgttactaattagaaaaagtaatgtaacggtctgggtgtctgtccctttaaggctcggGTTTCAGAAAATTTCCCTTGCACGGCACTCAAATGTATATGCGGGAGGAATCATCCTCCTAATCGTTTTGTTGTTTCTTCCTTTTAAATAATAACCCCTTTTGTTAATGGTGACCGGCTTCTTGTGGTTATTAACGCACAGTAGGTTACAGTAACTCAAAAATTTTATTGTAAACtaaaaagtaatgctttactagttacctgaaaaagtaatctgattacgtaccTCGCGTTACTTacaatgcgttactcccaacactggtgCTGCTAATGTTTTGGCTGTTGTAAGGTGAGATAGTTAATGGCTAAGACTAAGGGTTAATTGTAACATCAGTGAAACATGCTAACTTACTCCAAGcaatcttttttgttttaatttacgTTTTCTTACTTTATTTTGGCTAGGTCTTGGAAGAGAAAGACAAACTGAGCAGTGTCTCTAAAGTTTAAGTTAAATTTTATTATGGCCAATTAGTATGCCTGCTTaaaactcacacaaacacacacacgttaTTGAGTTTTAACCTCATAATGCTAATGTAACATAAACACACCAATAATGTTGAAAAGTCAgtgttaaataaaaagctttcaaaatctttttatttttgtcataatcCGTGTTGCATAATGTTACATCTCACCCCAGTGGAtatcataatgttacaaatgctgCAAAGATAAAAGCTACGCCATTTAATAGCAAACACTTGTAACTAATTTGAGTCACATTTAGAATGCACTGGCTGAAAAGAactcctggggcctcatttataaagacttgcgtagaaaccatccttgattttatctaagaacttttctgatttgatcgtaagagcgattcagagaaacgaacgtacacacgaaatccatgcgtaagccagtcattcggttataaatcacaaatgatcgtggaattgtgtgcagctgaatgttccgccgtcgaaacgcccctgcttaattaattaacatataaaatgagctcattcctaaagcaaaaactctgtgacaatggcaagtaaaaaggagcgcaagaaatcaaattatagtgaggctgaactatctgcaataccaggcattaccacaaggaaacggtcgtacgccaagctggaatctgacgtggagataagtacttttccacgtcaaagacggtttttataaatctgtactttgacgtggatttgatcgtacgaacactctaagatcaaatcagtgcgtaagaaagttttataaatgaggcccctggataCATACACAAATACATAATTAACAGCGTCCTTTATAGGTTTGGCTTGCAGTAAACAAAAGCCTAAGTTTAAAAAGCCAGAGATAATTCAATTTATCTCAGAAAGAGCACATCTTTTGGAAAAAAGATCTCAACTAAGACATCACCCAATGCAGTAACATGGAAAGACAAAATAGTGCAAACAAATGTTTCAGATTAACAAGCGTTTATTCATGTTGGTTACACTTATGTCATTTTTATGGACAGTAAAACAGTTTCATATTTTGTATGTTAGAAGAGGGAGGGTGATTATTTCACATGTTCCAAATTTGATTTGACCACAGAAGAGAAAACCAAACCAGTAATTTGTTATCAGTAATTTGAGTTTGTCCACATGAGTTTGTCTACTTTCTTCCacaaataataaatgataaaattaaGAACAAAGACCAAAAAAGACAAATTTCACATTTCATCCGTCTTGCCAAAAGAAAATAAATCTCTACAAGTATAGAAAAAACATACTTACCTTTAACGCACACAATTAGACAAGGCAATGTTATGCCTCAGAGGAAAAGCTCTCTATAAGATGCTGGCATCAGGTGGTTAAGTAATGTTTAAGCCATATCTTATGAGGAGTTTCATATAAAAGAACTATAAAACCAGCAtctgagtatttttttttaaattaacaaacATGTTTATGCTATTCTGATGGCAGTAATGTCTGACAATGGATGAATAAAACTAGTCCGCAATATAATTTGCATAATTTTCCATTAAAATGGTTGATGTCCAAAGATATGTAACATTTATAGTCAAAGACTTGATGTTATGTCTCTATAAACCCACTGACACTACAGACTTTACACCTTGAGTTATACTGTTGAGAAATTTGGctagatgtttaaaaaaaaggcaGAGAATTTGAGAAGGTTACGTGAACAGGTGCACAAGTGTTTTTCATAGAAATCAATGTGAATTCAAACAGTTGGGTAGTTGCAATaacccaaaaaacaaaaactggagtttgaaaaataaaaaataaaaccaacaaCATGCAGTTTTAGAAAGATTTGTTTCTTTTGTTAATCATTTCTGTTTTGAGCTTGAGCCAGAGTGGGATGATCCAGACGAGCCTCTGCGCCTACAAAGAGATAGAAAGAAAGAGACAAAGAAAGAGAAAGACCATGACCGATTAAATGATTTGGTTCTTGAAATcaaactaaaacataaaaaaaaatgtatagtacAGAGAAAAGCACAATTTTGTGACATTGTTTCAAAAATGTACTGCTATAGCACTGAGCCCTGTGTATAATGCAGAAGGACGCCTGGAATCCAGGACACCATGTGTTACACCAAACCTTTCAGACGAGTGCGATCGTGCGCGTCTTTTTTTGCGGCCACCAGAGGAGGACCTGGAGCGACTTCTCTTCTGGCCTCCCTCAGGCGATGACGAAGGGGAACGAGACCTCTTCTTTGAGGAAGCAGAGCCCTTTCCTGATCTGGAGCTGGATCTTTCAAAGGGGATAAATAAGCATTCACATGAGGTCAACAAACATCATTACAGAGATAACTATAATAGCATTATCAAAGGGACTGAAATTGGAGGAAAACATCCACCTACATCTCTCTAAATACTACTAGAACTTATTTAAAAGACCAAAACTGCAGGTCTGACCAACTGATCTTTCAGAAGAACAAAGCTGAACCCATCAGAGAGATTCAGTACCTTCTAGCTCTAACTGCCTGCTAGATGTCACAGTGTTACCGGATAAATTGAGATCTGGGACACTGAATAATCAACAGCTCTAAAGAAGCACATTTTATTAAAGCACAAGAAAGCTCTTGACACCTACGCTAAGAACAAAAAGTCACATTCCCAAACAGATAAAGCTACATCTCACTGCCCCCATGGCACTCTCATTTTATTGATCATTTGTTTTATGGTGATCAAAAGTCGACTTCTGTTCAGACTCAGGACAAAGAATTCACTACAACCACTGGctgtttatacacacacacacacactctcttctGGAGAGTGCATGTGACCTCATTCACCTGGAGTTGGACCTGGAGCGAGAACGAGATCGTGATCTGGAACTGGATGAGCTCCTGGACCGGGATCTGCAAGACAGCGAcatcaacaaaaaaacaaaaaaaatacaccacAATTTTCCAATTTTTTCAAGAAACTTAGACCCTCTGATAAaagtgactttaaaaaataaaaaaaatcagttttggcTTTTTAAAAGGCTTTAAAACACCAGTTTTGTTGATGGCATGAATTACTTATAAATAAATTGAACAGTAATGAGCATCAATTTTTATGTCAGTCAAAAAGGCAATTGAAAAagacaaattatattttttaaaacactaaAAGAAGGCAAAGAGGGAAAGAGAaagaaattaaacattaaaacagaTTATTGCAATGAGATTTGAATAAAGATTTGAGCTGATACTGACATTTGCCTGGAGTTACCCTTGACCTGTACCCTTTTACCTGGACCTAGACCGGGAACTTGAACTGGACGATCGAGATGAAGACCGCGAGGAGCCTGAACGACTGCCTTTCTTCTCATCATCAGCATCCAACTCATACTTGGACAAATCTGCATCATCGTCGTCATCCTCATCATCCTCATCCTAACAGATGAAGCACATCATAAACTGTGATGTAGGTTCACATATCTACTAAAGCTTCAAAGATTTGTTTACATTGCACCCTATTGTAGGGATGTAATAATATCAAAATCTGATGATACAATAACGTCACGATATGAAGTccataatatttattaattgtgatttattgtacattttgaagttaaattttttctatctaatgcactttgagagttcaataTAAGAGCTCCAACCCGTGTTCTTTACTAAGACgacagtgaattgacttgtaactgaggtttaaaggggactcaaccttCTTTTAATTTGTGGTATACTTTCTTAGTCTAAataacattcacactggtgttttaggaagccaaacaaattagaataataGAAATAAACAATTTACATATTGTTATatctatgacagtaatagccatatattgtaaaacaattgcactataaaataaatgaaataaatatttcataggtgtattatttttgctttaaactacagtagggaaattacaatacttatttagaattttgactgcattaacgttacccatttaaaccgctagctgtcagcaattcataatgtacttttatgcttttattttgacagaaacagCAGAAGAGCTTTTATTTTCAAggaacaggcttacaaaaacgtgTCTCACTACGAATCTAGGGAAATgctgaaaataaagcataactggcgGCCATTACGTTCCCAAACACGCTAAACTCACggcacatgcaataaatgcattcatttactgtgaacggagacGTTCTGAGGAAAACACTGGATAACAGGCTGATTGCTTGAACAAAGTGTGCACTTGGCTTTGAAACGCATAGCCAAAACAGCCTTGATGAACTGAATTAAACCTTGTTGCTCTTTCAGTTTTATGCTTTGTTAAAGcataatgacccaaaacacaagcttaaagaccttttatgtcaGAATAAGAagcttaaatatattttaaaaactacagttTTCGCCCggaagacctattgtttcatgTTGTCATGCAACAATGGACTAGAGGCATTTTTGTTatcacaatattaataatattgttttatatcCCTAATATCCATTAAAACTAAGTGAGATGTTTACATTATGATTTTCAAATCTATTTTTTATGACTGACTACTGCAGTCATTTGACAGTGTGGTCAATATACCTAATAAAATTAGTTTCAGACAGAAACAAATTAGAGGATGACTAACACAGAATAAACAGAATAAAATCTCTTACATCAAGCTTGTATTTTGAAAGATCTCCatcttcttcatcatcatcatcgtcatcttcagcttttttttttggttccTCTTTCTTATCACTGTCCTTCTTGGTTTTTCCACGATACTTCTTTTTTATACGTCCAAACTGTCCAAAAGACcaacaaaaatgtttaaatttaaagttTATCCATTAGTAAATCATATGCATTGTGAAACGTGTATACAAATTGAATAAGTCTGATCTTCTTGTCAATATCTGTCATATGTGTGTGAACTGTCATCTgtgtgaaaacaaaaaacaaaacccaCTGACCTCATCGTACTCGCCATCAGACTCCTCTCGCTCATTGTAGACTAAATTCTCTCTCTCATTGAACCCTCCACCATATCCTGTTACATCCATCAAGAAtatgacatttaataaaaaattcaCACTGCAGTCAATATGCAAAAAAATAGACAAAGTTATACCTGTCCTTTCCTCCAGTTTGGCATACTTAGGGGTGTTACACATGTTGCACTCTGATCTTCTGGCCCAGTTTACATTGCCACACCTAGattcaaaacaagaacaattacagatATTAAAAACATCAGCATATTACAAGGGTCTCAAATTCATAAGCAAGGAAATGAGAAAAGGGCCCTTGTGTTATTTACAAGGCCTGACCAACTCACTCTAGCGGTTAGAACTATCGAGTATCAAACTAAATTTATACTAAATTGACTGAATTTATTTTAGTTTGGATGTCCTTTTAGAACTAaacaagaaaataagaaaaaacaaaaacacatttattctGGGTCGGCTTTGGAAAAATTTGTCAGCAATAAGCAGCTCTGGTCCAGCAGTTCCTGCACAGATTAGCTGCACAACTGCTTGTAATTTTAAAGTAATCCTGAAGATTTACGTGCCCTTTAAATGTAGTTAAAAATATTGTTCCAAGCATATGAACCTCAAAGAAAAGTAATTTTTACTTTACCAGTTGCAAACACTGACCTATAATATAGAATATATCTGTTATCCAAATATAACGCTCAGTGAGCCTGTAGAAAATAGTGCAGAAAGT from Garra rufa chromosome 12, GarRuf1.0, whole genome shotgun sequence harbors:
- the zranb2 gene encoding zinc finger Ran-binding domain-containing protein 2 isoform X2 encodes the protein MSGKSFRVSDGDWICPDKKCGNVNFARRTSCNRCGREKTTEAKMMKAGGTEIGKTLAEKSRGLFSANDWQCKTCGNVNWARRSECNMCNTPKYAKLEERTGYGGGFNERENLVYNEREESDGEYDEFGRIKKKYRGKTKKDSDKKEEPKKKAEDDDDDDEEDGDLSKYKLDDEDDEDDDDDADLSKYELDADDEKKGSRSGSSRSSSRSSSSSSRSRSRSRSRSSSSSRSRSRSRSRSNSRSSSRSGKGSASSKKRSRSPSSSPEGGQKRSRSRSSSGGRKKRRARSHSSERRRGSSGSSHSGSSSKQK
- the zranb2 gene encoding zinc finger Ran-binding domain-containing protein 2 isoform X1 codes for the protein MSGKSFRVSDGDWICPDKKCGNVNFARRTSCNRCGREKTTEAKMMKAGGTEIGKTLAEKSRGLFSANDWQCKTCGNVNWARRSECNMCNTPKYAKLEERTGYGGGFNERENLVYNEREESDGEYDEFGRIKKKYRGKTKKDSDKKEEPKKKAEDDDDDDEEDGDLSKYKLDDEDDEDDDDDADLSKYELDADDEKKGSRSGSSRSSSRSSSSSSRSRSRSRSRSSSSSRSRSRSRSRSNSRSSSRSGKGSASSKKRSRSPSSSPEGGQKRSRSRSSSGGRKKRRARSHSSERFGVTHGVLDSRRPSALYTGLSAIAVHF